TCACCGCGTCCTTCTCCACGTTGCAGAACATGGCGATCTTCGCCTTGAGCTCCGGCGGGAGATACCGGTCGGTGCGGCAGAGTAGAATATTCGGCTGAATACCGATTTCACGCAGCTTGTTGACGGAATGCTGGGTCGGCTTGGTCTTGAGCTCACCGGCGGCCCCGATGTACGGCACCAAGGTGAGATGCACATAGAGGACGTTGTCGCGCCCCACGTCGTAGGGAATCTGGCGAATGGCTTCCAGAAACGGCAGACTTTCGATGTCGCCCACCGTCCCGCCGATTTCGACGATCGTGACGTCCATGCCCTGCGAGATCCGCATGATGCACTGCTTGATCTCATCGGTGACATGCGGCACGACCTGTACGGTTCCACCGAGGTAATCGCCGCGACGCTCCTTCGAAATGACGGAATGGTAGATCCGGCCGGTCGTGTAGTTGTTCTCGCGCGTCAAGGTCAACGAGGTATACCGTTCGTAGTGCCCAAGATCCAGGTCTGTCTCCGCCCCGTCTTCCGTGACGTATACTTCGCCATGCTGGTAGGGGTTCATGGTGCCGGGATCGACGTTGATGTACGGGTCGAGCTTCAAGAACGTGATCTTCAATCCCCGGCTTTCCAAGAGGTTGCCGATGGATGCGGAAGCCAGCCCCTTTCCGAGCGATGAGACGACTCCTCCGGTCACAAAGATCAGCTTGCTCATCGTGGCACCTTCTGTGTGTGAATGCGGCGTAACTTCATGCTTGAGTGATCCCGAGACTGGTCGTGCCGCCGCATAGTTGTTCCAGCGCGCCCGGCACGTCGTCGGGGCTATCGATGCGGACCGACTGATGGGCGGTTTCCCACACGCGGATCCGAATGCCGTGTTCCAGTGCGCGCAATTGTTCGAGCTTTTCCGCTTCTTCCAATGTTCCCGTCGGCAACGCGGTGAGCCGGCTCAACGTCTCGCGGGTGTAGATGTACAGGCCCAGGTGAATGAAATGTAAGCCTGGCACGGCGGCTCGTTTCGGGTCGTCGCGCACCAATGGAATCGGTGCTCGTGAAAAATACAAGGCATAGCCGTCGCGATCCGTGGTCACCTTCACGACACCTGGGTTATGAAGGTCTTGGTCGGACTCGATCTGTCGCTTCAAGGTTCCCATCGGCGCGTCGCTCGCCAGAAACGGTTCCACCAGGTCGGTGATCAGGTCGGGATGGAGAAGAATTTCGTCTCCCTGTAGGTCGACGTAACAGTCGCCACCTCTGGCCTGCGCGACGGCAGCCACGCGATCCGTGCCGGTGCGATAGGGCTCCGTCATGATGACCACCTTCCCCCCGAATCGCTCGACAGCTGTCTGGATACGTTCGTCATCCGTGGCGACCAGCACCTCGTCCACCACGCGGCATGCCTTGGCCTGTTCGTAGACATGTTGGATCATTGGCTTGCCCATCAGGTTCACCAGCGGCTTACCGGGAAACCGCGACGATCCGTAGCGGGCTGGAATCACGACCGTGACCGAACGTTTCACGTCAGCTCTGCCCCAGGGCATCCGCCAGCTGGGTTGCGGTGACGGTGGCGGTGCCGACCATGCCCACGACCACCCCGGCGGCTTGATTCGCGAGCATGGCGGCTTCCCGCATGCTTGCGCCGGTCGAAAGGGCCAAGGCCAACGTCCCGACGACCGTGTCGCCGGCTCCCGTGACGTCATACACCTGACGGGCACGCGTGGGAATGTGCCAGTGGTCGCCGTGACTCTGGTACACACTCATGCCCCGTTCCCCTCTGGTCACGAGAACAGTCTGGCACCCCAGTCGCTGGCGAAGGATCATTCCGGCTTTGTTGATCGTCTTGTCATCCTCCCCTTGCACGCCGGCGGCCTGGGTGGCCTCAAGATGGTTGGGGGTAACGACGGTCACACCTTTGTAATAGCTGAAATGTTCCACTTTGGGATCGACGATGATGGGGATCTTGCGCTGTCCGGCCAGGCGAGTCAACTCCGTCATCAGCGAGGCCGTCACGACACCCTTGGCATAGTCCGAGACGACCAGGCAGGAGAGCTCTTTCAAGCGGGATTCCACATAGCGAAGCATGCGACGTTGCAGGAGACTGGAGAGTTCGTTACGCCGTTCCACGTCGTAGCGGACGATCTGCTGGTTGTGGGCGACGACCCGGGACTTCCTCGTGGTCGGGCGGCTCTGATCGATAATGACCCCGCCTCGCCCTTGGCGGCGTCCGCCTAATTCCTTCAACAAGAGTCGCCCGCTCTCGTCCGCGCCGATGACGCCGCAAATATCCGCTTGGCCGCCGAGCGCCAGAATATTATTGAACACATTGGCTGCGCCGCCGAGCTTCAGAGATTCCGACTCGACGTGCACGACGGGCACAGGGGCTTCCGGCGAAATGCGGCTGACCCTGCCCCAGACGTAGTGATCCAGAATCAGGTCCCCGATGACCAGGACACTGGCTTGGGGAAAGCGCTGGATGTATGTGGCGAGGGCAGCCTGATCCACCGTCGGATCCTCGCCCGCCTGCCCGTTCGACGCTCCGGTTTGCCCGGACCGCCCTACTGGATGGCTTTTCCTAACCTTTCCCATCGTACCCATTCCGTCCACGATCCTTGGCCGCTCCACGACCAGTAAATGCGAAATGCTTTGCCGCGCACCTTCTCCGTGCGGACATACCCCCAAAACCGACTGTCGAGACTGTGATCCCGGTTGTCTCCCATGACGAAATACGCGTCCTCCGGCACGGTGACAGGCCCGAAGTTGTCTCGCGGG
Above is a genomic segment from Nitrospira defluvii containing:
- the kdsB gene encoding 3-deoxy-manno-octulosonate cytidylyltransferase, producing MPWGRADVKRSVTVVIPARYGSSRFPGKPLVNLMGKPMIQHVYEQAKACRVVDEVLVATDDERIQTAVERFGGKVVIMTEPYRTGTDRVAAVAQARGGDCYVDLQGDEILLHPDLITDLVEPFLASDAPMGTLKRQIESDQDLHNPGVVKVTTDRDGYALYFSRAPIPLVRDDPKRAAVPGLHFIHLGLYIYTRETLSRLTALPTGTLEEAEKLEQLRALEHGIRIRVWETAHQSVRIDSPDDVPGALEQLCGGTTSLGITQA
- the rfaE1 gene encoding D-glycero-beta-D-manno-heptose-7-phosphate kinase, with translation MGTMGKVRKSHPVGRSGQTGASNGQAGEDPTVDQAALATYIQRFPQASVLVIGDLILDHYVWGRVSRISPEAPVPVVHVESESLKLGGAANVFNNILALGGQADICGVIGADESGRLLLKELGGRRQGRGGVIIDQSRPTTRKSRVVAHNQQIVRYDVERRNELSSLLQRRMLRYVESRLKELSCLVVSDYAKGVVTASLMTELTRLAGQRKIPIIVDPKVEHFSYYKGVTVVTPNHLEATQAAGVQGEDDKTINKAGMILRQRLGCQTVLVTRGERGMSVYQSHGDHWHIPTRARQVYDVTGAGDTVVGTLALALSTGASMREAAMLANQAAGVVVGMVGTATVTATQLADALGQS